From the Gemmatimonadaceae bacterium genome, one window contains:
- a CDS encoding PIN domain-containing protein gives MRVAYVDTSCLVALEFGERGAATLARRLGGFDRLVASNLLEAELRAACLREGRDAPAAALQAVSWIVPDRPLTPEIARVLDAGYVRGADCWHLATALYVGGDAAAISFVTLDGAQGRVARALGFAQD, from the coding sequence ATGAGAGTCGCCTACGTGGATACGTCGTGCCTGGTCGCGCTCGAGTTCGGTGAACGGGGCGCGGCGACATTGGCACGGCGGCTCGGCGGCTTCGATCGCCTGGTCGCGTCCAATCTGCTGGAGGCCGAACTGCGCGCCGCCTGCCTCCGAGAGGGGCGTGACGCGCCGGCCGCCGCGCTGCAGGCCGTCTCCTGGATCGTGCCCGACCGTCCCCTCACGCCGGAGATCGCTCGGGTGCTCGATGCGGGGTACGTCCGCGGCGCCGACTGCTGGCACTTGGCCACTGCACTGTACGTGGGCGGAGACGCAGCGGCCATTTCGTTCGTGACGCTGGATGGGGCACAGGGGCGCGTCGCGCGCGCGCTTGGTTTCGCCCAAGACTGA
- a CDS encoding type II toxin-antitoxin system prevent-host-death family antitoxin, giving the protein MRDTYSLYEAKAKLSAIVRRVREGHTVVVTVHGEPAVEIRPIAAESEDLSARLRALGERGILVEPADPRAALRPGAPKRGALKRFLADRDG; this is encoded by the coding sequence ATGCGCGACACCTACTCGCTGTACGAAGCCAAGGCCAAGCTGTCGGCCATCGTGCGCCGCGTGCGCGAAGGGCACACGGTGGTGGTGACCGTGCACGGCGAGCCGGCCGTGGAGATCCGGCCCATCGCCGCCGAGTCGGAGGACCTGAGTGCCCGACTGAGGGCTCTCGGCGAACGCGGCATCCTCGTCGAGCCCGCGGATCCGCGGGCGGCACTCCGACCAGGAGCGCCGAAGCGTGGCGCGCTCAAGCGGTTCCTCGCCGATCGCGACGGATGA